TTTTAAAAAGTGTTGACCTAAGTGTTTTTTAGCTTTTACGGGTCCTTTATCATGCTGTTTTTTTGCGGTATACTTGTTGTTTTTATTCTTCTTCCTTTTCGTTCCCATAATAGTCTAATAAACCTAGATTACTTGGCAATATATGCCCATGCGTTTTTGCCCGATGTTAATTTAATTAGAATTCTTTCATAAGCTTCTCCTTCATAAACATCTGCCTTTTGCAATTCTTGATGTGTTAGTGCGTAAACTTGGCCTTTTATACGATTTTCTTCTTTGCCAGTATGTTGTAAAGTAGGGTAAAGACCTGCTACTTTAGTGTCAGAAATCTCATATTGCGGTAGTTCATCTTCATTTCCATTTAAAAGCCTTGAGAAAACACCAAGTTGAACTTCCTTTTCTTGTAAAGTTCCATAAGTGAACAAGTAATGTGTAGCAGTTGTTCTTTGTACAAAATATTCGTCTATAACTTCTAACTCGGTTCTAAATGAAACTAGTTTGCCTGTAAAAAGTTGTTGCGCACTTTCTCTTAACTTCGTAGCATCTTCTTTATAATAGCGCTCTAATGTTGCCTTGTCTTGCACGGTGTATTGTACTGAATAGGTGAAGCCGCCCATATCTTCTTCCACTAACACTTTAGTGAACTTAGCACTTAAAAATTTACCTGTTGCTAATACTTCTGGGATATGAATTTCTTTCATCCATTTTACCCAACTGTTGTGGCTACCTTCTTCGATATTGGTGGTAACGTTATAAATATACATGTGTTTTGTTCAAGTTTTATAATCTAAATATCTGTTGCAAAGTTACTTCAACAGTTTCTTTAAATTAAGTATCAT
The genomic region above belongs to Maribacter hydrothermalis and contains:
- a CDS encoding DUF4286 family protein gives rise to the protein MYIYNVTTNIEEGSHNSWVKWMKEIHIPEVLATGKFLSAKFTKVLVEEDMGGFTYSVQYTVQDKATLERYYKEDATKLRESAQQLFTGKLVSFRTELEVIDEYFVQRTTATHYLFTYGTLQEKEVQLGVFSRLLNGNEDELPQYEISDTKVAGLYPTLQHTGKEENRIKGQVYALTHQELQKADVYEGEAYERILIKLTSGKNAWAYIAK